One stretch of Miscanthus floridulus cultivar M001 chromosome 18, ASM1932011v1, whole genome shotgun sequence DNA includes these proteins:
- the LOC136521076 gene encoding uncharacterized protein isoform X2 produces the protein MGLHNDWALEEDSKALQFLQPDLVLFTGDYGNENVELVKSISDLQLPKAAILGNHDCWHTHQFSEKKVDRVRLQLASLGEQHVGYKCLDFPSIKLSVVGGRPFSCGGDRLFRPKLLLKCYGVNDIAGSAKKIYDAAAGAPEGHSVVLLAHNGPTGLGSRMDDICGRDWVPGGGDHGDPDLERAISDLQREARVSIPLVVFGHMHKSLAYGRGLRKMIAFGANHTIYLNGAVVPRVKFAQTIPRFKQNQPEGSGSIAPTLRAFTIAELSEGHVEKISEVWVLVSSARTEVEEEIVLYKHPPEHM, from the exons ATGGGTTTG CACAATGATTGGGCCCTTGAGGAAGATTCAAAGGCACTCCAATTTCTTCAG CCGGATTTAGTGCTTTTTACAG GTGATTATGGAAACGAGAATGTTGAACTTGTCAAAAGCATTTCAGATCTTCAGTTACCAAAGGCGGCAATTCTTGGCAATCATGATTGCTGGCACACGCATCAATTCTCAGAGAA GAAGGTTGATCGTGTTCGGCTTCAGCTCGCAAG CCTTGGTGAGCAGCATGTTGGATACAAATGTTTGGACTTCCCATCAATTAAGCTGAGCGTTGTTGGTGGACGGCCATTTTCCTGTGGGGGTGATAGGCTATTTAGACCAAAGCTTCTGTTAAAATG TTATGGTGTCAATGATATTGCTGGAAGTGCAAAGAAGATATACGATGCTGCTGCAGGTGCACCAGAGGGACATTCTGTCGTATTGCTTGCACATAATGGACCAACAG GTCTAGGTTCAAGAATGGATGATATCTGTGGGCGGGATTGGGTACCTggtggcggtgaccatggcgatcCAG ATCTTGAGCGAGCCATCTCCGATCTGCAAAGGGAAGCCAGAGTTTCCATCCCACTGGTCGTTTTTGGGCACATGCACAAGAGCCTAGCCTATGGGAGAGGCTTGAGGAAGATGATCGCCTTTGGAGCCAACCACACCATATATCTGAACGGAGCAGTTGTCCCTAGAGTGAAATTTGCCCAAACAATTCCTAGGTTCAAGCAAAATCAACCTGAAGGATCGGGATCCATAGCTCCAACATTGCGCGCGTTCACCATTGCTGAGCTCTCTGAAGGGCATGTGGAGAAGATCTCCGAGGTCTGGGTGCTGGTGAGTAGCGCCAGGACTGAGGTCGAGGAGGAAATCGTCTTGTATAAGCATCCTCCAGAGCATATGTGA
- the LOC136520452 gene encoding protein DA1-related 1-like isoform X2, with protein MHLEEDEQLARAIQESLNVESPPRRNGSANGGTTYHLPRETGHGGNAYQPPRENGSANGGNAYHPLPFMFSSGFRACAGCHREIGHGRFLSCMGAVWHPECFRCHACSQPIYDYEFSMSGNHPYHKTCYKEQFHPKCDVCKQFIPTNMNGLIEYRAHPFWLQKYCPSHEVDGTPRCCSCERMEPRESRYVLLDDGRKLCLECLDSAVMDTNECQPLYLEIQEFYEGLNMKVEQQVPLLLVERQALNEAMEGEKAGHHHLPETRGLCLSEEQTVSTILRRPRMAGNKIMGMITEPYRLTRRCEVTAILILYGLPRLLTGSILAHEMMHAWLRLQGYRTLSPDVEEGICQVLAHLWIESEIMAGSGSSAASSSSGSSSSTSSKKGGRSQFEHKLGDFFKHQIETDTSMAYGEGFRAGNRAVLQYGLKRTLEHIRLTGTFPF; from the exons ATGCATTTGGAGGAGGATGAGCAACTTGCAAGAGCTATCCAGGAAAGTTTGAATGTTGAATCACCCCCTCGCAGAAATGGCagtgccaatggtggcactacaTATCATCTGCCTCGCGAAACTGGCCATGGTGGCAATGCATATCAGCCACCTCGCGAAAATGGCAGTGCCAATGGTGGAAATGCATATCACCCATTACCATTTATGTTCTCATCCGGATTCAG AGCGTGCGCAGGATGTCACAGAGAGATTGGTCATGGACGTTTTCTCAGTTGCATGGGAGCTGTTTGGCATCCGGAATGTTTTCGTTGCCATGCCTGTAGTCAACCGATATATGACTATGAG TTCTCCATGTCCGGGAATCATCCATACCATAAAACTTGCTACAAGGAGCAGTTTCACCCAAAATGTGATGTCTGCAAGCAATTT ATTCCTACAAATATGAATGGCCTTATTGAATATAGGGCACATCCTTTCTGGCTACAAAAATACTGTCCCTCACATGAAGTGGATGGTACTCCGAGGTGCTGTAGTTGTGAAAGAATGGAG CCAAGGGAATCAAGATATGTATTACTGGATGATGGTCGTAAGCTCTGCCTGGAGTGTCTTGATTCTGCAGTGATGGATACAAACGAGTGCCAGCCTTTGTATCTTGAAATTCAGGAATTTTACGAAGGACTGAATATGAAAGTGGAACAGCAGGTTCCTCTGCTTCTAGTAGAGAGACAAGCTTTGAATGAAGCCATGGAAGGAGAGAAGGCT GGTCACCACCATCTTCCAGAAACAAGAGGACTGTGCTTATCAGAAGAACAGACTGTTAGCACG ATACTGAGGAGACCAAGAATGGCTGGAAACAAAATTATGGGAATGATAACAGAGCCATATAGGCTGACACGGCGATGTGAAGTGACTGCAATTCTCATTCTGTATGGTCTCCCAAG ATTGTTGACAGgttcaattttagctcatgagATGATGCATGCATGGTTGCGACTTCAAG GATACCGGACACTGAGTCCAGACGTAGAAGAGGGCATTTGCCAAGTTCTTGCTCACCTGTGGATCGAGTCAGAGATCATGGCCGGATCAGGCAGTAGTGCTGCTTCGTCATCCTCAGGATCTTCTTCATCCACGTCATCCAAAAAGGGGGGGCGGTCTCAGTTTGAGCACAAGCTTGGGGATTTTTTCAAGCATCAGATCGAGACGGATACTTCCATGGCCTACGGAGAGGGTTTCAGAGCCGGGAACCGGGCCGTTCTTCAGTACGGCCTGAAGCGCACCCTGGAGCATATCCGGCTAACAGGGACCTTTCCATTTTGA
- the LOC136521076 gene encoding uncharacterized protein isoform X1 — translation MVLRSCSPSSWSAAGAAVAARASANPPPPRPSSPPSHPRRRVMDSASGAGRRRVRIAVVGDVHNDWALEEDSKALQFLQPDLVLFTGDYGNENVELVKSISDLQLPKAAILGNHDCWHTHQFSEKKVDRVRLQLASLGEQHVGYKCLDFPSIKLSVVGGRPFSCGGDRLFRPKLLLKCYGVNDIAGSAKKIYDAAAGAPEGHSVVLLAHNGPTGLGSRMDDICGRDWVPGGGDHGDPDLERAISDLQREARVSIPLVVFGHMHKSLAYGRGLRKMIAFGANHTIYLNGAVVPRVKFAQTIPRFKQNQPEGSGSIAPTLRAFTIAELSEGHVEKISEVWVLVSSARTEVEEEIVLYKHPPEHM, via the exons ATGGTATTGCGGTCTTGCTCTCCTTCCTCGTGGTCGGCGGCCGGAGCAGCTGTAGCCGCGCGTGCCTCCGCaaaccctcctcctcctcgcccatCCTCGCCTCCGTCCCATCCCAGACGCAGGGTCATGGACTCTGCTTCCGGCGCAGGCCGCCGCCGCGTCCGAATCGCAGTCGTCGGCGACGTG CACAATGATTGGGCCCTTGAGGAAGATTCAAAGGCACTCCAATTTCTTCAG CCGGATTTAGTGCTTTTTACAG GTGATTATGGAAACGAGAATGTTGAACTTGTCAAAAGCATTTCAGATCTTCAGTTACCAAAGGCGGCAATTCTTGGCAATCATGATTGCTGGCACACGCATCAATTCTCAGAGAA GAAGGTTGATCGTGTTCGGCTTCAGCTCGCAAG CCTTGGTGAGCAGCATGTTGGATACAAATGTTTGGACTTCCCATCAATTAAGCTGAGCGTTGTTGGTGGACGGCCATTTTCCTGTGGGGGTGATAGGCTATTTAGACCAAAGCTTCTGTTAAAATG TTATGGTGTCAATGATATTGCTGGAAGTGCAAAGAAGATATACGATGCTGCTGCAGGTGCACCAGAGGGACATTCTGTCGTATTGCTTGCACATAATGGACCAACAG GTCTAGGTTCAAGAATGGATGATATCTGTGGGCGGGATTGGGTACCTggtggcggtgaccatggcgatcCAG ATCTTGAGCGAGCCATCTCCGATCTGCAAAGGGAAGCCAGAGTTTCCATCCCACTGGTCGTTTTTGGGCACATGCACAAGAGCCTAGCCTATGGGAGAGGCTTGAGGAAGATGATCGCCTTTGGAGCCAACCACACCATATATCTGAACGGAGCAGTTGTCCCTAGAGTGAAATTTGCCCAAACAATTCCTAGGTTCAAGCAAAATCAACCTGAAGGATCGGGATCCATAGCTCCAACATTGCGCGCGTTCACCATTGCTGAGCTCTCTGAAGGGCATGTGGAGAAGATCTCCGAGGTCTGGGTGCTGGTGAGTAGCGCCAGGACTGAGGTCGAGGAGGAAATCGTCTTGTATAAGCATCCTCCAGAGCATATGTGA
- the LOC136520452 gene encoding protein DA1-related 1-like isoform X1, whose translation MGWLTKFFRGSTHNISEGQYHSRPAEDAAWNEPSSSPVVTDILSEFNNEDIDHAIALSLLEEEQRKAKTIDKDMHLEEDEQLARAIQESLNVESPPRRNGSANGGTTYHLPRETGHGGNAYQPPRENGSANGGNAYHPLPFMFSSGFRACAGCHREIGHGRFLSCMGAVWHPECFRCHACSQPIYDYEFSMSGNHPYHKTCYKEQFHPKCDVCKQFIPTNMNGLIEYRAHPFWLQKYCPSHEVDGTPRCCSCERMEPRESRYVLLDDGRKLCLECLDSAVMDTNECQPLYLEIQEFYEGLNMKVEQQVPLLLVERQALNEAMEGEKAGHHHLPETRGLCLSEEQTVSTILRRPRMAGNKIMGMITEPYRLTRRCEVTAILILYGLPRLLTGSILAHEMMHAWLRLQGYRTLSPDVEEGICQVLAHLWIESEIMAGSGSSAASSSSGSSSSTSSKKGGRSQFEHKLGDFFKHQIETDTSMAYGEGFRAGNRAVLQYGLKRTLEHIRLTGTFPF comes from the exons ATGGGTTGGCTGACCAAGTTTTTTAGAGGCTCAACCCACAATATCTCGGAAGGGCAGTATCACAGCAGGCCTGCAGAAGACGCAGCATGGAACGAACCCTCTAGCTCTCCTGTTGTCACT GACATCCTTTCAGAGTTTAACAATGAGGATATTGACCATGCTATAGCGCTCTCTCTATTGGAAGAGGAGCAAAGAAAGGCAAAGACAATAG ATAAGGATATGCATTTGGAGGAGGATGAGCAACTTGCAAGAGCTATCCAGGAAAGTTTGAATGTTGAATCACCCCCTCGCAGAAATGGCagtgccaatggtggcactacaTATCATCTGCCTCGCGAAACTGGCCATGGTGGCAATGCATATCAGCCACCTCGCGAAAATGGCAGTGCCAATGGTGGAAATGCATATCACCCATTACCATTTATGTTCTCATCCGGATTCAG AGCGTGCGCAGGATGTCACAGAGAGATTGGTCATGGACGTTTTCTCAGTTGCATGGGAGCTGTTTGGCATCCGGAATGTTTTCGTTGCCATGCCTGTAGTCAACCGATATATGACTATGAG TTCTCCATGTCCGGGAATCATCCATACCATAAAACTTGCTACAAGGAGCAGTTTCACCCAAAATGTGATGTCTGCAAGCAATTT ATTCCTACAAATATGAATGGCCTTATTGAATATAGGGCACATCCTTTCTGGCTACAAAAATACTGTCCCTCACATGAAGTGGATGGTACTCCGAGGTGCTGTAGTTGTGAAAGAATGGAG CCAAGGGAATCAAGATATGTATTACTGGATGATGGTCGTAAGCTCTGCCTGGAGTGTCTTGATTCTGCAGTGATGGATACAAACGAGTGCCAGCCTTTGTATCTTGAAATTCAGGAATTTTACGAAGGACTGAATATGAAAGTGGAACAGCAGGTTCCTCTGCTTCTAGTAGAGAGACAAGCTTTGAATGAAGCCATGGAAGGAGAGAAGGCT GGTCACCACCATCTTCCAGAAACAAGAGGACTGTGCTTATCAGAAGAACAGACTGTTAGCACG ATACTGAGGAGACCAAGAATGGCTGGAAACAAAATTATGGGAATGATAACAGAGCCATATAGGCTGACACGGCGATGTGAAGTGACTGCAATTCTCATTCTGTATGGTCTCCCAAG ATTGTTGACAGgttcaattttagctcatgagATGATGCATGCATGGTTGCGACTTCAAG GATACCGGACACTGAGTCCAGACGTAGAAGAGGGCATTTGCCAAGTTCTTGCTCACCTGTGGATCGAGTCAGAGATCATGGCCGGATCAGGCAGTAGTGCTGCTTCGTCATCCTCAGGATCTTCTTCATCCACGTCATCCAAAAAGGGGGGGCGGTCTCAGTTTGAGCACAAGCTTGGGGATTTTTTCAAGCATCAGATCGAGACGGATACTTCCATGGCCTACGGAGAGGGTTTCAGAGCCGGGAACCGGGCCGTTCTTCAGTACGGCCTGAAGCGCACCCTGGAGCATATCCGGCTAACAGGGACCTTTCCATTTTGA